A single region of the Musa acuminata AAA Group cultivar baxijiao chromosome BXJ1-11, Cavendish_Baxijiao_AAA, whole genome shotgun sequence genome encodes:
- the LOC135596380 gene encoding endoglucanase 8-like yields MAYTGTVLAWSIIEFSEELGPELAHAHEALRWLTDYLLKATAQPNRIFVQVGDPYSDHNCWERPEDMDTLRTTYQVNDTHPGSEVAGETAAALAAASIAFRSSDPAYADELLSRAKTVYNFGHTYQGSYGTSLGKWVCPFYCDYSGYQDELLWGAAWLNRATNSSQYENHIIHGIQQVQMKTQLNETAREWFFGWDNKEAGIYILLQTQKNDSENNRLAQAFACSLLPQSKFKSVKYTPGGLLYNTPGCNMQDVTGFSFLLLVYARHLINVGETITCDNSQVPPSALIDVARSQMKYLLGHNPNKMSYMVGYGTKFPQMIHHRGSTLPSMDEHPQRMYCRDGEPYFNTTAPNLNLLIGAVVGGPNDGTDNFLDSRYSPNQTEPTTYVNAPLVGLLAYFNKNG; encoded by the exons ATGGCCTACACCGGCACCGTGTTGGCGTGGAGCATCATCGAATTCTCGGAGGAGTTGGGTCCAGAGCTGGCACACGCTCATGAGGCCTTGCGATGGCTTACGGACTACTTGCTGAAAGCCACCGCCCAACCCAACAGGATCTTCGTCCAAGTCGGCGACCCCTACAGCGATCACAACTGCTGGGAGAGGCCCGAAGACATGGACACTCTTCGGACAACCTACCAAGTGAACGACACCCACCCCGGCTCGGAGGTCGCCGGCGAGACCGCCGCTGCACTGGCGGCTGCTTCCATAGCTTTCAGATCATCCGATCCTGCCTATGCCGACGAGCTGCTGTCAAGAGCAAAGACG GTCTACAATTTCGGTCACACATACCAGGGTTCGTACGGCACCAGTCTTGGCAAATGGGTGTGCCCGTTCTACTGTGATTACAGCGGCTATCAG GATGAACTGTTATGGGGAGCAGCATGGCTAAACAGAGCTACCAATAGCTCACAGTACGAGAACCATATCATCCATGGCATTCAGCAGGTGCAGATGAAGACGCAGCTTAATGAAACTGCCCGCGAGTGGTTCTTCGGATGGGATAATAAGGAAGCCGGAATCTACATCCTCCTACAGACGCAAAAG AATGATAGTGAGAACAATAGACTGGCGCAGGCGTTTGCATGTTCACTGCTGCCACAATCTAAATTCAAGTCTGTCAAATACACTCCAG GCGGTCTCCTGTACAATACGCCAGGATGCAACATGCAAGACGTGACAGGTTTCTCTTTCCTTCTCCTCGTTTACGCTCGGCATCTCATCAATGTCGGGGAAACTATCACCTGTGACAACTCTCAGGTTCCCCCCTCAGCACTTATCGACGTCGCCAGAAGTCAG ATGAAGTACCTCCTCGGACATAACCCAAATAAGATGTCGTACATGGTGGGGTACGGCACAAAGTTTCCTCAGATGATACACCACAGAGGATCTACGCTTCCGTCGATGGATGAGCACCCACAGCGCATGTATTGCAGGGACGGGGAGCCCTACTTCAATACCACAGCCCCCAACCTCAACTTGCTTATCGGAGCCGTCGTAGGAGGACCAAATGATGGAACCGATAACTTCCTGGACTCGAGATATTCTCCGAACCAAACCGAACCCACCACTTACGTCAATGCACCCTTGGTGGGTCTCTTGGCTTACTTCAACAAAAATGGATGA